In a genomic window of Equus asinus isolate D_3611 breed Donkey chromosome 11, EquAss-T2T_v2, whole genome shotgun sequence:
- the CDX2 gene encoding homeobox protein CDX-2 isoform X2 has protein sequence MQVMTTLQRFIANYSRINQEQPLGAVSGHRVCASLGTCQGSSGWEMRPPGEKATGPASEPRLGRFPKRRRPRLIRPPSWFPGGAGRLRDPWSVGCSARMGPGHCVSRRIQDTGQHPRNICSLAPQVKTRTKDKYRVVYTDHQRLELEKEFHYSRYITIRRKAELAATLGLSERQVKIWFQNRRAKERKINKKKLQQQQQQQQQPQQPQQPPPAPQPAQPQPGPLRSVPEPLSPVSSLQGSVPGSVPGVLGPTGGVLNPTVTQ, from the exons ATGCAGGTTATGACCACTCTGCAGAGGTTTATAGCCAATTACAGCCGTATAAATCAAGAGCAGCCGTTAGGGGCTGTCTCTGGGCATCGGGTTTGTGCGTCACTGGGCACATGCCAGGGATCGTCCGGGTGGGAAATGCGGCCGCCTGGGGAgaaggccacagggccagcctcggAACCTCGGCTTGGTCGCTTCCCCAAGAGGAGGCGCCCTCGTCTGATCAGA cccccttcTTGGTTCCCAGGGGGTGCGGGGCGCCTCCGTGACCCTTGGAGCGTGGGTTGCAGTGCGCGCATGGGACCTGGTCACTGCGTGTCCCGGCGCATCCAGGATACGGGGCAGCACCCGAGAAACATCTGCTCCCTAGCACCCCAAG TGAAAACCAGGACGAAAGACAAATACCGAGTTGTGTACACGGACCACCAGCggctggagctggagaaggagtTTCACTACAGTCGCTACATCACCATCCGGAGGAAGGCTGAGCTGGCTGCCACGCTGGGGCTCTCCGAGAGGCAG GTTAAAATTTGGTTTCAGAACCGCAGAGCGAAGGAAAGGAAAATCAACAAGAAGAagttgcagcagcagcagcaacagcagcagcagccgcagcAGCCACAGCAGCCGCCGCCTGCACCACAGCCTGCCCAGCCGCAGCCAGGTCCTCTGAGAAGTGTCCCGGAGCCCCTGAGTCCTGTGTCTTCCCTCCAAGGCTCGGTGCCTGGCTCTGTCCCTGGGGTTCTGGGGCCAACCGGGGGGGTGTTAAACCCCACTGTCACCCAGTGA
- the CDX2 gene encoding homeobox protein CDX-2 isoform X3, with translation MYVSYLLDKDVSMYPSSVRHSGSLNLAPQNFVSPPQYPDYGGYHVAAAAAAAANLDSAQSPGPSWPAAYGAPLREDWNGYAPGGAAANAVAHGLNGGSPAAAMGYSSPADYHPHHHPHHHPHHPAAAPSCASGLLQTLNPGPPGPAATAAAEQLSPGGQRRNLCEWMRKPAQPSLGSQVKTRTKDKYRVVYTDHQRLELEKEFHYSRYITIRRKAELAATLGLSERLKFGFRTAERRKGKSTRRSCSSSSNSSSSRSSHSSRRLHHSLPSRSQVL, from the exons ATGTACGTGAGCTACCTCCTAGACAAGGACGTGAGCATGTACCCCAGCTCCGTGCGCCACTCTGGCAGCCTCAACCTGGCCCCGCAGAACTTCGTCAGTCCCCCGCAGTACCCGGACTACGGCGGCTATCATGTGGCGGctgcggcggccgcggccgcgaACTTGGACAGCGCACAGTCCCCGGGGCCGTCCTGGCCCGCCGCCTACGGCGCCCCGCTCCGCGAGGACTGGAACGGCTACGCGCCGGGGGGTGCAGCGGCCAACGCCGTGGCGCACGGCCTCAACGGGGGCTCTCCGGCCGCCGCCATGGGCTACAGCAGCCCCGCCGACTACCACCCGCACCACCACCCGCACCACCACCCGCACCACCCGGCCGCCGCGCCTTCCTGTGCCTCGGGGTTGCTGCAGACGCTCAACCCCGGCCCTCCAGGgcccgccgccaccgccgccgccgagcAGCTGTCCCCCGGCGGCCAGCGGCGGAACCTGTGCGAGTGGATGCGGAAGCCCGCGCAGCCGTCCCTCGGAAGCCAAG TGAAAACCAGGACGAAAGACAAATACCGAGTTGTGTACACGGACCACCAGCggctggagctggagaaggagtTTCACTACAGTCGCTACATCACCATCCGGAGGAAGGCTGAGCTGGCTGCCACGCTGGGGCTCTCCGAGAG GTTAAAATTTGGTTTCAGAACCGCAGAGCGAAGGAAAGGAAAATCAACAAGAAGAagttgcagcagcagcagcaacagcagcagcagccgcagcAGCCACAGCAGCCGCCGCCTGCACCACAGCCTGCCCAGCCGCAGCCAGGTCCTCTGA
- the URAD gene encoding putative 2-oxo-4-hydroxy-4-carboxy-5-ureidoimidazoline decarboxylase, whose protein sequence is MDMEKVNSMDFGEFVDVFGNVVERCPLIAAAIWSQRPFSDLEDLEKHFFAFIDALPQSGQEGILRCHPDLAGRELQRGTLTAESQREQSGAGLTSLSADERLRLAELNAQYRARFGFPFVLAARLSDRAAVPRELARRLHCPPAQELRTALAEVKKIGHLRLADLLGVDPAGPQRPREPGAPDARRDARGPQPGAVRPGLEAVASLERRPHTRVKEGEN, encoded by the exons ATGGACATGGAGAAGGTCAACTCTATGGACTTCGGGGAGTTTGTGGATGTGTTCGGGAACGTCGTGGAGAGATGTCCTCTGATTGCAGCCGCCATTTGGTCCCAGCGCCCGTTCTCTGACTTGGAAGATTTAGAGAAGCACTTTTTTGCGTTTATTGATGCTCTTCCACAGTCAG GCCAAGAGGGCATCCTGCGCTGCCACCCGGACCTGGCGGGCCGCGAGCTGCAGCGGGGCACGCTCACCGCCGAGTCGCAGCGGGAGCAGAGCGGCGCGGGCCTGACGAGCCTGAGCGCGGACGAGCGGCTCCGGCTGGCCGAGCTCAACGCGCAGTACCGCGCGCGCTTCGGCTTCCCCTTCGTGCTGGCGGCCCGCCTCAGCGACCGCGCGGCCGTGCCGCGAGAGCTAGCGCGCAGGCTGCACTGCCCGCCCGCGCAGGAGCTGCGCACCGCCCTGGCCGAGGTGAAGAAGATCGGCCACTTGCGTCTCGCGGACCTCCTCGGCGTGGACCCTGCCGGGCCGCAGCGGCCGCGCGAGCCCGGGGCGCCGGACGCTCGTCGGGACGCGCGGGGGCCGCAGCCCGGCGCTGtgcgccctgggctggaggctgtCGCAAGCTTGGAACGGCGTCCACACACGCGCGTAAAGGAAGGGGAGAATTGA
- the CDX2 gene encoding homeobox protein CDX-2 isoform X1 gives MYVSYLLDKDVSMYPSSVRHSGSLNLAPQNFVSPPQYPDYGGYHVAAAAAAAANLDSAQSPGPSWPAAYGAPLREDWNGYAPGGAAANAVAHGLNGGSPAAAMGYSSPADYHPHHHPHHHPHHPAAAPSCASGLLQTLNPGPPGPAATAAAEQLSPGGQRRNLCEWMRKPAQPSLGSQVKTRTKDKYRVVYTDHQRLELEKEFHYSRYITIRRKAELAATLGLSERQVKIWFQNRRAKERKINKKKLQQQQQQQQQPQQPQQPPPAPQPAQPQPGPLRSVPEPLSPVSSLQGSVPGSVPGVLGPTGGVLNPTVTQ, from the exons ATGTACGTGAGCTACCTCCTAGACAAGGACGTGAGCATGTACCCCAGCTCCGTGCGCCACTCTGGCAGCCTCAACCTGGCCCCGCAGAACTTCGTCAGTCCCCCGCAGTACCCGGACTACGGCGGCTATCATGTGGCGGctgcggcggccgcggccgcgaACTTGGACAGCGCACAGTCCCCGGGGCCGTCCTGGCCCGCCGCCTACGGCGCCCCGCTCCGCGAGGACTGGAACGGCTACGCGCCGGGGGGTGCAGCGGCCAACGCCGTGGCGCACGGCCTCAACGGGGGCTCTCCGGCCGCCGCCATGGGCTACAGCAGCCCCGCCGACTACCACCCGCACCACCACCCGCACCACCACCCGCACCACCCGGCCGCCGCGCCTTCCTGTGCCTCGGGGTTGCTGCAGACGCTCAACCCCGGCCCTCCAGGgcccgccgccaccgccgccgccgagcAGCTGTCCCCCGGCGGCCAGCGGCGGAACCTGTGCGAGTGGATGCGGAAGCCCGCGCAGCCGTCCCTCGGAAGCCAAG TGAAAACCAGGACGAAAGACAAATACCGAGTTGTGTACACGGACCACCAGCggctggagctggagaaggagtTTCACTACAGTCGCTACATCACCATCCGGAGGAAGGCTGAGCTGGCTGCCACGCTGGGGCTCTCCGAGAGGCAG GTTAAAATTTGGTTTCAGAACCGCAGAGCGAAGGAAAGGAAAATCAACAAGAAGAagttgcagcagcagcagcaacagcagcagcagccgcagcAGCCACAGCAGCCGCCGCCTGCACCACAGCCTGCCCAGCCGCAGCCAGGTCCTCTGAGAAGTGTCCCGGAGCCCCTGAGTCCTGTGTCTTCCCTCCAAGGCTCGGTGCCTGGCTCTGTCCCTGGGGTTCTGGGGCCAACCGGGGGGGTGTTAAACCCCACTGTCACCCAGTGA